A portion of the Collinsella aerofaciens genome contains these proteins:
- the ffh gene encoding signal recognition particle protein produces MFDSLSDRLNDTFDRLRGKGKLTEADITSAMRDIRMALLEADVNFKVVKEFVAKTKERCMTAEVMESLSPAQNVVKIVLDELTEMLGSTESKLVFSNRIPNVIMLVGLQGSGKTTAAVKLAYLLKKQGRSPLLAACDVYRPAAADQLATLGGEIGVPVFRGDGAHPIDIAKGAIQEAVDHLRDVVIVDTAGRLQIDEQMMQEAVDIKKAVKPDQVLMVVDAMTGQDIVNVVSTFAERTDFDGVIISKLDGDARGGGALSVRQVTGKPIKFVSMGEKPDSLEPFYPDRMAKRILGMGDVVGIIEKAQEAADAEQLEAAERMLREGFTMNDMLDQMKAVKKMGGMKGILGMLPGGQRALNQMGGNLDEGIFDKNEAIIMSMTKEERLRPSIINGQRRARIAKGAGVTPTEVNSLMKQWGEMNKMMGRMRTMANQAQAGGKKGKKGKKGKKMRMPNIPGLDAMGLGGMGGLGTGGPKSDMELLRQMEAQMRNKK; encoded by the coding sequence GTGTTTGATTCTCTGAGCGATCGCCTCAACGACACATTTGACCGCCTGCGCGGCAAGGGTAAGCTGACCGAGGCCGATATTACTTCGGCCATGCGCGACATTCGCATGGCGCTGCTCGAGGCCGACGTTAACTTTAAGGTCGTCAAGGAGTTCGTTGCCAAGACCAAGGAGCGCTGCATGACCGCCGAGGTCATGGAGTCGCTGTCGCCGGCGCAAAACGTCGTCAAGATCGTGCTCGACGAGCTCACCGAGATGCTCGGCTCAACCGAGAGCAAACTCGTCTTTAGCAACCGCATTCCCAATGTCATCATGCTCGTGGGCCTGCAGGGCTCCGGTAAGACCACGGCGGCCGTGAAACTGGCCTACCTGCTCAAGAAGCAGGGCCGCTCGCCGCTGCTCGCCGCGTGCGACGTCTACCGTCCCGCCGCTGCCGACCAGCTGGCCACGCTCGGTGGCGAGATCGGCGTGCCGGTCTTCCGCGGTGACGGAGCGCACCCGATCGACATCGCAAAGGGCGCCATCCAGGAGGCCGTCGACCACCTGCGTGACGTGGTCATCGTCGATACCGCCGGTCGTCTGCAGATCGACGAGCAGATGATGCAGGAGGCCGTCGACATCAAGAAGGCCGTCAAGCCCGACCAGGTGCTGATGGTCGTCGATGCCATGACCGGCCAGGATATCGTCAACGTCGTCTCGACCTTCGCCGAGCGCACCGACTTTGACGGCGTGATCATCTCCAAGCTCGACGGCGACGCCCGTGGCGGTGGCGCACTTTCGGTGCGCCAGGTGACCGGTAAGCCCATCAAGTTTGTGAGCATGGGCGAGAAACCCGACTCGCTTGAGCCGTTTTACCCGGACCGCATGGCCAAGCGCATCTTGGGCATGGGCGATGTCGTCGGCATCATCGAGAAGGCCCAGGAGGCAGCCGATGCAGAGCAGCTCGAGGCTGCCGAGCGCATGTTGCGCGAGGGCTTTACCATGAACGATATGCTCGACCAGATGAAAGCCGTCAAGAAGATGGGCGGCATGAAAGGTATCCTGGGCATGCTCCCCGGTGGTCAGCGTGCACTAAACCAGATGGGCGGCAACCTGGACGAGGGCATCTTCGATAAGAACGAGGCCATCATCATGTCGATGACCAAGGAGGAGCGCCTGCGTCCCTCCATCATCAACGGCCAGCGCCGCGCCCGCATTGCCAAGGGAGCCGGCGTAACCCCCACCGAGGTCAACAGCCTTATGAAGCAGTGGGGCGAGATGAATAAGATGATGGGCCGCATGCGCACGATGGCCAATCAGGCACAGGCCGGCGGCAAAAAGGGCAAAAAGGGCAAGAAGGGCAAGAAGATGCGCATGCCCAATATCCCTGGCTTGGACGCTATGGGTCTGGGCGGCATGGGCGGCCTGGGTACGGGCGGTCCCAAGTCCGATATGGAGCTGCTGCGCCAGATGGAAGCGCAGATGCGTAATAAGAAATAG